One Vitis riparia cultivar Riparia Gloire de Montpellier isolate 1030 chromosome 4, EGFV_Vit.rip_1.0, whole genome shotgun sequence genomic window carries:
- the LOC117912308 gene encoding peroxidase 46, translating into METKLLVFSPKLLILLLFSFAAFPSPSSSRLAFNFYGASCPSAEFIVKNTVRSASSFDPTIPGKLLRLLFHDCMVEGCDASVLLQGNDTERSDPANASLGGFSVINSAKRVLEIFCPGTVSCADILALAARDAVEIVGGPMLQIPTGRRDGRASVASVVRFNIIDTSFSMDEMMKLFSSKGLSLDDLVILSGAHTIGSAHCSAFSDRFQADSKGTLTRIDTSLDKAYANELRKKCPSSVSSSVTVNNDPETSFLFDNQYYRNLMAHKGLFQSDSVLFSDKRTKKMVEDLANDQNSFFERWGQSFLKLTIIGVKSGDEGEIRQSCEVANG; encoded by the exons ATGGAGACAAAGCTACTAGTTTTTTCTCCTAAACTTCtcattctccttctcttctcttttgctgcttttccttctccttcttcttccaGACTTGCCTTCAACTTCTATGGAGCTTCATGTCCATCTGCTGAGTTTATAGTGAAAAACACAGTCAGATCAGCTTCCTCCTTTGACCCAACCATTCCTGGAAAGCTCCTTCGCCTGCTCTTTCATGACTGCATGGTAGAG GGTTGTGATGCATCTGTGCTGTTACAAGGAAATGATACTGAGAGAAGTGATCCAGCAAATGCCTCTCTTGGAGGATTTTCAGTTATAAATTCAGCAAAAAGAGTACTTGAAATCTTCTGTCCAGGAACTGTTTCTTGTGCTGACATTCTTGCTTTGGCAGCTAGGGATGCCGTCGAAATT GTTGGCGGACCGATGCTTCAGATTCCAACGGGAAGGAGGGATGGAAGGGCTTCTGTGGCTTCAGTTGTTAGATTCAACATTATAGACACAAGTTTTAGTATGGATGAGATGATGAAGCTCTTCTCTTCTAAAGGGTTGTCCTTAGATGACCTTGTCATCTTATCAG GAGCCCACACCATAGGATCAGCTCATTGCAGTGCATTCAGTGATAGGTTCCAAGCAGACTCAAAGGGGACACTGACCCGCATTGACACATCCTTAGACAAAGCTTATGCAAATGAGCTGAGGAAGAAGTGCCCATCAAGTGTAAGCTCATCTGTAACAGTTAACAATGATCCAGAAACATCCTTCTTGTTTGACAATCAGTACTATCGAAATCTCATGGCCCACAAAGGTCTCTTCCAATCAGATTCCGTCCTCTTTAGTGATAAAAGAACTAAGAAAATGGTAGAGGATCTTGCAAATGACCAGAATAGTTTCTTTGAGAGATGGGGCCAGTCTTTCTTGAAGCTTACCATCATCGGAGTGAAGAGTGGTGATGAAGGGGAAATCCGGCAATCATGTGAAGTAGCTAATGGATAA
- the LOC117912371 gene encoding putative pentatricopeptide repeat-containing protein At3g25970 isoform X1: MRPLHSLGQSSFTALYRASVNHCLAIKSGTTASIYTANNIISGYAKCGEIRIASKMFDETSQRDAVSWNTMIAGFVNFGNFETALEFLKSMKRYGFAVDGYSFGSILKGVACVGYVEVGQQVHSMIVKMGYEGNVFAGSALLDMYAKCERVEDAFEVFKSINIRNSVTWNALISGYAQVGDRGTAFWLLDCMELEGVEIDDGTFAPLLTLLDDPDLHKLTTQVHAKIVKHGLASDTTVCNAIITAYSESGSIEDAERVFDGAIETRDLVTWNSMLAAYLVNNQEEDAFELFLEMQVLGFEPDIYTYTSVISAAFEGAHQGQGKSLHGLVIKRGLEFLVPIFNSLIAMYLKSHSKSMDEALNIFESMENKDHVSWNSILTGFSQSGLSEDALKFFENMRSQYVVIDHYAFSAVLRSCSDLATLQLGQQVHVLVLKSGFEPNGFVASSLIFMYSKCGVIEDARKSFDATPKDSSIAWNSLIFGYAQHGRGKIALDIFFLMKDRRVKLDHITFVAVLTACSHIGLVEEGWSFLKSMESDYGIPPRMEHYACMIDLLGRAGRLDEAKALIEAMPFQPDAMVWKTLLAACRTCGDIELASQVASHLLELEPEDHCTYVLLSSMFGHLRRWNEKAGIKRLMKERGVKKVPGWSWIEVKNEVHSFNAEDRSHPHCEEIYLRLGDLMEEIRRLDYVANSEVFLHDFL, from the coding sequence ATGAGGCCATTGCACTCACTCGGTCAATCTTCTTTCACCGCTTTATACAGGGCTTCAGTCAACCATTGTTTGGCGATCAAATCAGGAACAACTGCAAGCATATACACTGCCAACAATATCATAAGTGGATACGCAAAATGTGGAGAGATACGTATTGCTAGCAAGATGTTCGATGAAACGTCGCAACGGGATGCTGTGTCTTGGAATACAATGATTGCAGGGTTTGTGAATTTTGGGAACTTTGAGACTGCACTGGAGTTTCTAAAATCCATGAAAAGATATGGGTTTGCGGTTGATGGGTATAGTTTTGGAAGTATACTTAAGGGTGTTGCTTGTGTTGGATATGTTGAGGTTGGGCAGCAAGTGCATTCCATGATTGTTAAGATGGGTTACGAGGGGAATGTGTTTGCAGGTAGTGCACTCTTAGACATGTATGCGAAATGTGAGAGAGTTGAGGATGCATTTGAGGTGTTTAAGTCTATAAATATTCGTAATTCTGTTACCTGGAATGCTTTGATTAGTGGGTATGCTCAAGTGGGTGATCGGGGGACTGCATTTTGGCTATTGGATTGTATGGAGCTGGAGGGCGTGGAGATTGACGATGGGACATTTGCTCCACTTTTGACATTGCTTGATGACCCAGATTTGCACAAATTGACAACGCAGGTTCATGCTAAAATTGTGAAGCATGGGTTGGCATCTGATACTACTGTGTGCAATGCCATAATCACAGCGTACTCAGAGAGTGGGTCCATTGAAGATGCTGAAAGAGTGTTTGATGGTGCTATTGAGACACGAGATCTAGTGACATGGAATTCTATGCTGGCTGCTTACCTAGTAAATAATCAGGAAGAGGATGCATTTGAGCTCTTCCTTGAAATGCAAGTGCTTGGGTTTGAACCAGACATCTATACATACACTAGTGTCATAAGTGCTGCTTTTGAAGGTGCACATCAAGGCCAAGGAAAGTCCTTGCATGGATTGGTAATCAAAAGGGGATTGGAATTTTTGGTACCGATCTTTAATTCATTGATTGCCATGTATCTCAAATCACATAGCAAATCCATGGATGAagcattaaatatatttgaatccATGGAAAACAAGGACCATGTCTCTTGGAATTCCATTTTGACAGGATTCTCACAAAGTGGGTTAAGTGAAGATGCATTGAAGTTCTTTGAGAATATGCGATCTCAGTATGTAGTGATTGATCACTATGCCTTTTCTGCTGTCCTTAGGTCTTGCTCGGATTTAGCAACTCTCCAGTTGGGTCAACAAGTTCATGTCCTAGTACTTAAATCAGGCTTTGAGCCAAATGGATTCGTTGCCAGTTCATTGATATTTATGTATTCGAAGTGTGGTGTCATTGAAGATGCTAGAAAATCATTTGATGCAACTCCAAAAGATAGCTCAATTGCATGGAACTCACTCATATTTGGTTATGCGCAACACGGGCGAGGCAAAATTGCACTTGATATCTTCTTCTTAATGAAAGATAGAAGAGTGAAGCTGGATCATATAACTTTTGTTGCAGTTCTAACTGCATGCAGCCACATTGGATTAGTAGAAGAGGGTTGGTCTTTCCTAAAATCTATGGAATCTGACTATGGGATTCCACCTCGGATGGAGCATTATGCTTGTATGATTGATCTGCTTGGGCGGGCTGGGCGTCTAGATGAGGCAAAAGCATTAATTGAGGCAATGCCATTTCAGCCAGATGCAATGGTGTGGAAAACACTACTTGCTGCATGTAGAACTTGTGGTGACATAGAATTGGCGAGTCAGGTGGCAAGCCATCTATTAGAACTAGAGCCTGAAGACCATTGCACTTATGTTCTACTCTCCAGCATGTTTGGGCATCTCAGGAGGTGGAACGAAAAGGCTGGCATAAAGAGGTTGATGAAGGAGAGAGGGGTAAAAAAGGTTCCTGGCTGGAGTTGGATAGAGGTTAAAAATGAGGTGCATTCCTTCAATGCTGAGGATCGATCCCACCCTCATTGTGAAGAGATATACCTGAGATTAGGAGACTTAATGGAGGAAATCAGGAGGTTGGATTATGTTGCTAATTCAGAAGTTTTTTTGCATGATTTTTTATGA
- the LOC117912371 gene encoding putative pentatricopeptide repeat-containing protein At3g25970 isoform X2 produces MRPLHSLGQSSFTALYRASVNHCLAIKSGTTASIYTANNIISGYAKCGEIRIASKMFDETSQRDAVSWNTMIAGFVNFGNFETALEFLKSMKRYGFAVDGYSFGSILKGVACVGYVEVGQQVHSMIVKMGYEGNVFAGSALLDMYAKCERVEDAFEVFKSINIRNSVTWNALISGYAQVGDRGTAFWLLDCMELEGVEIDDGTFAPLLTLLDDPDLHKLTTQVHAKIVKHGLASDTTVCNAIITAYSESGSIEDAERVFDGAIETRDLVTWNSMLAAYLVNNQEEDAFELFLEMQVLGFEPDIYTYTSVISAAFEGAHQGQGKSLHGLVIKRGLEFLVPIFNSLIAMYLKSHSKSMDEALNIFESMENKDHVSWNSILTGFSQSGLSEDALKFFENMRSQYVVIDHYAFSAVLRSCSDLATLQLGQQVHVLVLKSGFEPNGFVASSLIFMYSKCGVIEDARKSFDATPKDSSIAWNSLIFGYAQHGRGKIALDIFFLMKDRRVKLDHITFVAVLTACSHIGLVEEGWSFLKSMESDYGIPPRMEHYACMIDLLGRAGRLDEAKALIEAMPFQPDAMVWKTLLAACRTCGDIELASQVASHLLELEPEDHCTYVLLSSMFGHLRRWNEKAGIKRLMKERGVKKVPGWSWIEVKNEVHSFNAEDRSHPHCEEIYLRLGDLMEEIRRVCNLQSKEEVRR; encoded by the exons ATGAGGCCATTGCACTCACTCGGTCAATCTTCTTTCACCGCTTTATACAGGGCTTCAGTCAACCATTGTTTGGCGATCAAATCAGGAACAACTGCAAGCATATACACTGCCAACAATATCATAAGTGGATACGCAAAATGTGGAGAGATACGTATTGCTAGCAAGATGTTCGATGAAACGTCGCAACGGGATGCTGTGTCTTGGAATACAATGATTGCAGGGTTTGTGAATTTTGGGAACTTTGAGACTGCACTGGAGTTTCTAAAATCCATGAAAAGATATGGGTTTGCGGTTGATGGGTATAGTTTTGGAAGTATACTTAAGGGTGTTGCTTGTGTTGGATATGTTGAGGTTGGGCAGCAAGTGCATTCCATGATTGTTAAGATGGGTTACGAGGGGAATGTGTTTGCAGGTAGTGCACTCTTAGACATGTATGCGAAATGTGAGAGAGTTGAGGATGCATTTGAGGTGTTTAAGTCTATAAATATTCGTAATTCTGTTACCTGGAATGCTTTGATTAGTGGGTATGCTCAAGTGGGTGATCGGGGGACTGCATTTTGGCTATTGGATTGTATGGAGCTGGAGGGCGTGGAGATTGACGATGGGACATTTGCTCCACTTTTGACATTGCTTGATGACCCAGATTTGCACAAATTGACAACGCAGGTTCATGCTAAAATTGTGAAGCATGGGTTGGCATCTGATACTACTGTGTGCAATGCCATAATCACAGCGTACTCAGAGAGTGGGTCCATTGAAGATGCTGAAAGAGTGTTTGATGGTGCTATTGAGACACGAGATCTAGTGACATGGAATTCTATGCTGGCTGCTTACCTAGTAAATAATCAGGAAGAGGATGCATTTGAGCTCTTCCTTGAAATGCAAGTGCTTGGGTTTGAACCAGACATCTATACATACACTAGTGTCATAAGTGCTGCTTTTGAAGGTGCACATCAAGGCCAAGGAAAGTCCTTGCATGGATTGGTAATCAAAAGGGGATTGGAATTTTTGGTACCGATCTTTAATTCATTGATTGCCATGTATCTCAAATCACATAGCAAATCCATGGATGAagcattaaatatatttgaatccATGGAAAACAAGGACCATGTCTCTTGGAATTCCATTTTGACAGGATTCTCACAAAGTGGGTTAAGTGAAGATGCATTGAAGTTCTTTGAGAATATGCGATCTCAGTATGTAGTGATTGATCACTATGCCTTTTCTGCTGTCCTTAGGTCTTGCTCGGATTTAGCAACTCTCCAGTTGGGTCAACAAGTTCATGTCCTAGTACTTAAATCAGGCTTTGAGCCAAATGGATTCGTTGCCAGTTCATTGATATTTATGTATTCGAAGTGTGGTGTCATTGAAGATGCTAGAAAATCATTTGATGCAACTCCAAAAGATAGCTCAATTGCATGGAACTCACTCATATTTGGTTATGCGCAACACGGGCGAGGCAAAATTGCACTTGATATCTTCTTCTTAATGAAAGATAGAAGAGTGAAGCTGGATCATATAACTTTTGTTGCAGTTCTAACTGCATGCAGCCACATTGGATTAGTAGAAGAGGGTTGGTCTTTCCTAAAATCTATGGAATCTGACTATGGGATTCCACCTCGGATGGAGCATTATGCTTGTATGATTGATCTGCTTGGGCGGGCTGGGCGTCTAGATGAGGCAAAAGCATTAATTGAGGCAATGCCATTTCAGCCAGATGCAATGGTGTGGAAAACACTACTTGCTGCATGTAGAACTTGTGGTGACATAGAATTGGCGAGTCAGGTGGCAAGCCATCTATTAGAACTAGAGCCTGAAGACCATTGCACTTATGTTCTACTCTCCAGCATGTTTGGGCATCTCAGGAGGTGGAACGAAAAGGCTGGCATAAAGAGGTTGATGAAGGAGAGAGGGGTAAAAAAGGTTCCTGGCTGGAGTTGGATAGAGGTTAAAAATGAGGTGCATTCCTTCAATGCTGAGGATCGATCCCACCCTCATTGTGAAGAGATATACCTGAGATTAGGAGACTTAATGGAGGAAATCAGGAG GGTTTGtaacttgcagtcaaaggaagAAGTCAGAAGATAG